A region of Arabidopsis thaliana chromosome 5, partial sequence DNA encodes the following proteins:
- the PDLP7 gene encoding plasmodesmata-located protein 7 (plasmodesmata-located protein 7 (PDLP7); CONTAINS InterPro DOMAIN/s: Protein of unknown function DUF26 (InterPro:IPR002902); BEST Arabidopsis thaliana protein match is: plasmodesmata-located protein 6 (TAIR:AT2G01660.1); Has 1354 Blast hits to 1280 proteins in 26 species: Archae - 0; Bacteria - 0; Metazoa - 0; Fungi - 0; Plants - 1352; Viruses - 0; Other Eukaryotes - 2 (source: NCBI BLink).): MPMAKLRNIIKTLSIFFFLIAATAPSLSSATSATDTFVFGGCSQQKFSPASAYESNLNSLLTSLVNSATYSSYNNFTIMGSSSSDTARGLFQCRGDLSMPDCATCVARAVSQVGPLCPFTCGGALQLAGCYIKYDNISFLGQEDKTVVLKKCGSSEGYNTDGISRRDAVLTELVNGGGYFRAGGSGDVQGMGQCVGDLTVSECQDCLGTAIGRLKNDCGTAVFGDMFLAKCYARYSTDGAQHYAKSHNYKTNYGGEKTFAIIIGLLAAVVLLIIFLLFLRGVCSRGGDFSILHSFTLI, encoded by the exons ATGCCAATGGCAAAACTAAGGAACATCATCAAAactctctccatcttcttctttctcatcgCAGCAACCGCTCCTTCACTCTCCTCTGCCACCTCCGCCACAGACACCTTCGTCTTTGGCGGCTGCTCCCAGCAAAAATTCTCTCCGGCGTCTGCGTATGAGTCAAACCTCAActctcttcttacttctctaGTTAACTCAGCCACATACTCTTCCTACAACAACTTCACCATCATGGGCTCTTCATCCTCCGACACAGCACGTGGCCTCTTCCAATGCCGCGGTGACCTCTCCATGCCGGACTGCGCCACGTGTGTGGCACGTGCCGTCTCTCAAGTAGGTCCTCTTTGCCCTTTCACTTGTGGTGGAGCCCTCCAGCTAGCTGGCTGCTACATCAAATACGATAACATCAGCTTCCTTGGCCAAGAAGACAAGACCGTTGTCCTAAAGAAGTGTGGATCCTCTGAGGGTTATAATACCGACGGTATCAGCCGGAGAGACGCAGTTCTCACGGAGCTAGTCAATGGCGGAGGGTATTTTCGAGCCGGAGGGTCCGGTGATGTTCAAGGTATGGGACAATGTGTAGGAGATCTAACGGTGTCAGAGTGCCAAGATTGTTTAGGAACGGCCATTGGACGGCTTAAGAATGATTGTGGCACGGCCGTCTTCGGAGACATGTTCTTGGCTAAGTGTTACGCTAGATATTCAACTGATGGTGCACAACATTACGCCAAGTCTCATAATT ataaaacaaACTACGGAGGAGAAAAGACGTTCGCGATCATCATAGGACTACTAGCTGCGGTTGTTCTTCTAATTATCTTCCTTCTTTTCCTCAGAGGCGTTTGCAGTCGCGGAGGTGATTTCTCTATCTTACATAGTTTTActcttatttaa
- the PDLP7 gene encoding plasmodesmata-located protein 7 (plasmodesmata-located protein 7 (PDLP7); CONTAINS InterPro DOMAIN/s: Protein of unknown function DUF26 (InterPro:IPR002902); BEST Arabidopsis thaliana protein match is: plasmodesmata-located protein 6 (TAIR:AT2G01660.1); Has 1355 Blast hits to 1281 proteins in 26 species: Archae - 0; Bacteria - 0; Metazoa - 0; Fungi - 0; Plants - 1353; Viruses - 0; Other Eukaryotes - 2 (source: NCBI BLink).), whose protein sequence is MPMAKLRNIIKTLSIFFFLIAATAPSLSSATSATDTFVFGGCSQQKFSPASAYESNLNSLLTSLVNSATYSSYNNFTIMGSSSSDTARGLFQCRGDLSMPDCATCVARAVSQVGPLCPFTCGGALQLAGCYIKYDNISFLGQEDKTVVLKKCGSSEGYNTDGISRRDAVLTELVNGGGYFRAGGSGDVQGMGQCVGDLTVSECQDCLGTAIGRLKNDCGTAVFGDMFLAKCYARYSTDGAQHYAKSHNYKTNYGGEKTFAIIIGLLAAVVLLIIFLLFLRGVCSRGGK, encoded by the exons ATGCCAATGGCAAAACTAAGGAACATCATCAAAactctctccatcttcttctttctcatcgCAGCAACCGCTCCTTCACTCTCCTCTGCCACCTCCGCCACAGACACCTTCGTCTTTGGCGGCTGCTCCCAGCAAAAATTCTCTCCGGCGTCTGCGTATGAGTCAAACCTCAActctcttcttacttctctaGTTAACTCAGCCACATACTCTTCCTACAACAACTTCACCATCATGGGCTCTTCATCCTCCGACACAGCACGTGGCCTCTTCCAATGCCGCGGTGACCTCTCCATGCCGGACTGCGCCACGTGTGTGGCACGTGCCGTCTCTCAAGTAGGTCCTCTTTGCCCTTTCACTTGTGGTGGAGCCCTCCAGCTAGCTGGCTGCTACATCAAATACGATAACATCAGCTTCCTTGGCCAAGAAGACAAGACCGTTGTCCTAAAGAAGTGTGGATCCTCTGAGGGTTATAATACCGACGGTATCAGCCGGAGAGACGCAGTTCTCACGGAGCTAGTCAATGGCGGAGGGTATTTTCGAGCCGGAGGGTCCGGTGATGTTCAAGGTATGGGACAATGTGTAGGAGATCTAACGGTGTCAGAGTGCCAAGATTGTTTAGGAACGGCCATTGGACGGCTTAAGAATGATTGTGGCACGGCCGTCTTCGGAGACATGTTCTTGGCTAAGTGTTACGCTAGATATTCAACTGATGGTGCACAACATTACGCCAAGTCTCATAATT ataaaacaaACTACGGAGGAGAAAAGACGTTCGCGATCATCATAGGACTACTAGCTGCGGTTGTTCTTCTAATTATCTTCCTTCTTTTCCTCAGAGGCGTTTGCAGTCGCGGAG gTAAATAA
- a CDS encoding HSP20-like chaperones superfamily protein (HSP20-like chaperones superfamily protein; CONTAINS InterPro DOMAIN/s: Heat shock protein Hsp20 (InterPro:IPR002068), HSP20-like chaperone (InterPro:IPR008978); BEST Arabidopsis thaliana protein match is: HSP20-like chaperones superfamily protein (TAIR:AT1G59860.1); Has 1807 Blast hits to 1807 proteins in 277 species: Archae - 0; Bacteria - 0; Metazoa - 736; Fungi - 347; Plants - 385; Viruses - 0; Other Eukaryotes - 339 (source: NCBI BLink).), translating into MADRGIFLYPFRRFQEWSRSTALIDWMESNNSHIFKINVPGYNKEDIKVQIEEGNVLSIRGEGIKEEKKENLVWHVAEREAFSGGGSEFLRRIELPENVKVDQVKAYVENGVLTVVVPKDTSSKSSKVRNVNITSKL; encoded by the coding sequence ATGGCAGACAGAGGAATATTCTTGTATCCATTTAGAAGATTCCAAGAATGGTCAAGATCAACGGCTCTGATTGATTGGATGGAATCAAACAACTCTCATATCTTCAAGATCAACGTTCCTGGTTACAACAAAGAAGACATCAAAGTACAGATTGAAGAAGGGAATGTTTTGAGTATAAGAGGAGAAGGAataaaggaagagaagaaggagaatttGGTGTGGCACGTGGCGGAGAGAGAAGCTTTTTCCGGTGGTGGAAGTGAGTTTTTGCGGCGGATTGAGTTGCCGGAGAATGTGAAAGTTGATCAAGTTAAAGCTTACGTGGAGAATGGTGTTCTTACAGTTGTTGTTCCTAAGGACACTTCATCGAAATCGTCTAAAGTTAGGAATGTTAATATTACTAGCAAGCTTTGA
- the ARLA1A gene encoding ADP-ribosylation factor-like A1A yields the protein MIPTVGFNMRKVTKGNVTIKIWDLGGQRRFRTMWERYCRGVSAIVYVIDAADRDSVPISRSELNDLLTKPSLNGIPLLILGNKIDKSEALSKQALVDQLGLESVTDREVCCYMISCKDSINIDAVIDWLIKHSRTAT from the exons ATGATACCAACTGTAGGATTTAACATGAGGAAAGTTACAAAAGGAAATGTTACAATAAAGATTTGGGATCTTGGAGGGCAACGAAGGTTTCGTACCATGTGGGAACGTTACTGTCGCGGTGTTTCCGCCATTGT ATATGTGATTGATGCTGCAGATCGAGATAGTGTACCGATATCAAGAAGCGAATTGAATGATCTGCTAACGAAACCGTCTTTAAATGGCATTCCTCTTCTGATTCTTGGCAACAAAATCGATAAGTCTGAAGCTCTCTCTAAGCAAGCTTTGGTTGATCAACT AGGGCTTGAATCTGTAACAGACAGAGAGGTTTGCTGTTACATGATCTCGTGTAAGGACTCGATAAACATTGATGCGGTCATCGATTGGCTCATTAAGCACTCGAGAACTGCCACATAA
- the ARLA1A gene encoding ADP-ribosylation factor-like A1A (ADP-ribosylation factor-like A1A (ARLA1A); FUNCTIONS IN: GTP binding; LOCATED IN: endomembrane system; EXPRESSED IN: 22 plant structures; EXPRESSED DURING: 13 growth stages; CONTAINS InterPro DOMAIN/s: Small GTP-binding protein (InterPro:IPR005225), ARF/SAR superfamily (InterPro:IPR006689); BEST Arabidopsis thaliana protein match is: ADP-ribosylation factor-like A1D (TAIR:AT5G67560.1); Has 30201 Blast hits to 17322 proteins in 780 species: Archae - 12; Bacteria - 1396; Metazoa - 17338; Fungi - 3422; Plants - 5037; Viruses - 0; Other Eukaryotes - 2996 (source: NCBI BLink).) gives MGLWDSLLNWLRSLFFKQEMELSLVGLQNAGKTSLVNAIATGGYSEDMIPTVGFNMRKVTKGNVTIKIWDLGGQRRFRTMWERYCRGVSAIVYVIDAADRDSVPISRSELNDLLTKPSLNGIPLLILGNKIDKSEALSKQALVDQLGLESVTDREVCCYMISCKDSINIDAVIDWLIKHSRTAT, from the exons ATGGGTCTTTGGGATTCACTTCTTAATTGGCTCCGGAG CTTGTTTTTCAAACAAGAGATGGAGCTGTCACTCGTTGGACTTCAAAATGCTGGGAAGACTTCTCTTGTCAATGCCATTGCT ACTGGAGGTTACAGTGAAGATATGATACCAACTGTAGGATTTAACATGAGGAAAGTTACAAAAGGAAATGTTACAATAAAGATTTGGGATCTTGGAGGGCAACGAAGGTTTCGTACCATGTGGGAACGTTACTGTCGCGGTGTTTCCGCCATTGT ATATGTGATTGATGCTGCAGATCGAGATAGTGTACCGATATCAAGAAGCGAATTGAATGATCTGCTAACGAAACCGTCTTTAAATGGCATTCCTCTTCTGATTCTTGGCAACAAAATCGATAAGTCTGAAGCTCTCTCTAAGCAAGCTTTGGTTGATCAACT AGGGCTTGAATCTGTAACAGACAGAGAGGTTTGCTGTTACATGATCTCGTGTAAGGACTCGATAAACATTGATGCGGTCATCGATTGGCTCATTAAGCACTCGAGAACTGCCACATAA
- a CDS encoding SGNH hydrolase-type esterase superfamily protein (SGNH hydrolase-type esterase superfamily protein; FUNCTIONS IN: lipase activity, hydrolase activity, acting on ester bonds; INVOLVED IN: lipid metabolic process; LOCATED IN: endomembrane system; EXPRESSED IN: shoot, hypocotyl, root; CONTAINS InterPro DOMAIN/s: Lipase, GDSL (InterPro:IPR001087), Esterase, SGNH hydrolase-type (InterPro:IPR013830); BEST Arabidopsis thaliana protein match is: GDSL-like Lipase/Acylhydrolase superfamily protein (TAIR:AT1G74460.1); Has 3491 Blast hits to 3453 proteins in 233 species: Archae - 0; Bacteria - 356; Metazoa - 0; Fungi - 50; Plants - 3074; Viruses - 0; Other Eukaryotes - 11 (source: NCBI BLink).), with translation MMILRLALAIVISTYATAQPASTSSLVTYIFGDSLTEVGNNNFLQYSLARADFPYYGVDFSGGKATGRFTNGRTIGDIISTKLGILSPPPYLSLSQNDDAFLSGINYASGGAGILNETGIYFIQRLTFNDQINCFKKTKEVIRAKIGDGAANKHVNDAMYFIGLGSNDYVNNFLQPFMADGQQYTHDEFVELLTSTLHNQLTTIYKLGARKVIFHGLGPLGCIPSQRVKSKTRMCLNRVNEWVLEFNSRTKKLLIDLNKRLPGAKFSFADTYPAVLDLINNPTHYGFKIANTSCCNVDTSVGGLCLPNSKMCKNRQDFVFWDAFHPSDSANQILADHLFSSLLSSSSPSPAPKPRQ, from the exons ATGATGATCCTTAGGCTGGCTCTAGCCATCGTCATCTCCACCTATGCAACCGCACAACCAGCATCAACATCGTCGCTTGTAACCTATATATTCGGCGACTCGCTAACCGAAGTTGGTAACAACAATTTCTTGCAATATTCGCTAGCAAGAGCAGACTTTCCATATTATGGAGTTGATTTCTCCGGTGGTAAAGCTACCGGAAGATTCACCAACGGTAGAACTATCGGCGATATCATAT cTACGAAGCTCGGGATTCTATCGCCACCACCATATCTATCGTTATCACAAAACGACGATGCATTTCTCAGTGGTATAAATTACGCATCTGGAGGAGCTGGAATTCTCAATGAAACTGGCATTTACTTC ATCCAAAGGCTAACTTTCAATGATCAAATAAATTGTTtcaagaaaactaaagaagtTATTAGGGCGAAAATCGGAGATGGAGCTGCGAACAAGCATGTAAATGATGCCATGTACTTCATTGGTTTGg gAAGCAACGATTATGTAAACAATTTCTTGCAGCCATTTATGGCAGATGGGCAGCAATATACACATGACGAGTTTGTCGAACTCTTGACCTCAACCCTACACAATCAGCTTACG ACAATATACAAATTAGGAGCGAGGAAGGTAATATTTCATGGGTTAGGCCCATTGGGCTGTATCCCATCACAGAGAGTGAAGTCAAAGACACGCATGTGCCTGAACCGTGTCAACGAATGGGTATTGGAATTCAATTCAAGAACGAAGAAGCTATTAATAGATCTCAACAAACGCCTCCCCGGAGCTAAATTCTCTTTCGCAGACACTTATCCCGCCGTTCTCGATCTCATCAACAATCCCACTCACTACG GATTTAAGATAGCAAACACGTCATGTTGCAATGTGGACACAAGTGTTGGAGGTCTTTGTCTTCCCAATTCCAAGATGTGTAAAAACCGTCAAGACTTTGTCTTCTGGGACGCATTTCATCCGTCCGATTCGGCTAATCAAATCCTAGCCGatcatcttttctcttctcttctttcttcctcttctccttctcctgcTCCTAAACCACGTCAATAG
- a CDS encoding SGNH hydrolase-type esterase superfamily protein — MMILRLALAIVISTYATAQPASTSSLVTYIFGDSLTEVGNNNFLQYSLARADFPYYGVDFSGGKATGRFTNATKLGILSPPPYLSLSQNDDAFLSGINYASGGAGILNETGIYFIQRLTFNDQINCFKKTKEVIRAKIGDGAANKHVNDAMYFIGLGSNDYVNNFLQPFMADGQQYTHDEFVELLTSTLHNQLTTIYKLGARKVIFHGLGPLGCIPSQRVKSKTRMCLNRVNEWVLEFNSRTKKLLIDLNKRLPGAKFSFADTYPAVLDLINNPTHYGFKIANTSCCNVDTSVGGLCLPNSKMCKNRQDFVFWDAFHPSDSANQILADHLFSSLLSSSSPSPAPKPRQ, encoded by the exons ATGATGATCCTTAGGCTGGCTCTAGCCATCGTCATCTCCACCTATGCAACCGCACAACCAGCATCAACATCGTCGCTTGTAACCTATATATTCGGCGACTCGCTAACCGAAGTTGGTAACAACAATTTCTTGCAATATTCGCTAGCAAGAGCAGACTTTCCATATTATGGAGTTGATTTCTCCGGTGGTAAAGCTACCGGAAGATTCACCAACG cTACGAAGCTCGGGATTCTATCGCCACCACCATATCTATCGTTATCACAAAACGACGATGCATTTCTCAGTGGTATAAATTACGCATCTGGAGGAGCTGGAATTCTCAATGAAACTGGCATTTACTTC ATCCAAAGGCTAACTTTCAATGATCAAATAAATTGTTtcaagaaaactaaagaagtTATTAGGGCGAAAATCGGAGATGGAGCTGCGAACAAGCATGTAAATGATGCCATGTACTTCATTGGTTTGg gAAGCAACGATTATGTAAACAATTTCTTGCAGCCATTTATGGCAGATGGGCAGCAATATACACATGACGAGTTTGTCGAACTCTTGACCTCAACCCTACACAATCAGCTTACG ACAATATACAAATTAGGAGCGAGGAAGGTAATATTTCATGGGTTAGGCCCATTGGGCTGTATCCCATCACAGAGAGTGAAGTCAAAGACACGCATGTGCCTGAACCGTGTCAACGAATGGGTATTGGAATTCAATTCAAGAACGAAGAAGCTATTAATAGATCTCAACAAACGCCTCCCCGGAGCTAAATTCTCTTTCGCAGACACTTATCCCGCCGTTCTCGATCTCATCAACAATCCCACTCACTACG GATTTAAGATAGCAAACACGTCATGTTGCAATGTGGACACAAGTGTTGGAGGTCTTTGTCTTCCCAATTCCAAGATGTGTAAAAACCGTCAAGACTTTGTCTTCTGGGACGCATTTCATCCGTCCGATTCGGCTAATCAAATCCTAGCCGatcatcttttctcttctcttctttcttcctcttctccttctcctgcTCCTAAACCACGTCAATAG
- a CDS encoding alpha/beta-Hydrolases superfamily protein (alpha/beta-Hydrolases superfamily protein; FUNCTIONS IN: triglyceride lipase activity, calmodulin binding; INVOLVED IN: lipid catabolic process, lipid metabolic process; LOCATED IN: plasma membrane; EXPRESSED IN: 22 plant structures; EXPRESSED DURING: 13 growth stages; CONTAINS InterPro DOMAIN/s: Lipase, class 3 (InterPro:IPR002921), Mono-/di-acylglycerol lipase, N-terminal (InterPro:IPR005592); BEST Arabidopsis thaliana protein match is: alpha/beta-Hydrolases superfamily protein (TAIR:AT3G49050.1); Has 1807 Blast hits to 1807 proteins in 277 species: Archae - 0; Bacteria - 0; Metazoa - 736; Fungi - 347; Plants - 385; Viruses - 0; Other Eukaryotes - 339 (source: NCBI BLink).), with product MSVACGLECVFCVGFSRWAWKRCTHVGSDDSATWTSATPEEFEPIPRISRVILAVYEPDLRNPKISPSLGTFDLNPEWVIKRVTHEKTQGRSPPYIIYIDHDHREIVLAIRGLNLAKESDYKILLDNKLGQKMLGGGYVHRGLLKSAAWVLNQESETLWRVWEENGREYDLVFAGHSLGSGVAALMAVLVVNTPAMIGDIPRNKVRCFALAPARCMSLNLAVKYADVISSVILQDDFLPRTATPLEDIFKSVFCLPCLLFLVCLRDTFIPEGRKLRDPRRLYAPGRIYHIVERKFCRCGRFPPEVRTAIPVDGRFEHIVLSSNATSDHAILWIEREAEKALQILREKSSETVVTMAPKEKRMERLSTLEKEHKDALERAVSLNIPHAVSTAEEEEECNNGEASAELKTKKKNWDEVVDKLFHRSNSGEFVLNDNVVPER from the exons ATGTCAGTAGCTTGTGGACTAGAATGTGTCTTCTGTGTAGGATTCAGTAGATGGGCATGGAAACGATGCACACACGTAGGCTCAGACGATAGCGCCACGTGGACATCAGCAACACCGGAAGAATTCGAACCAATCCCAAGAATCAGCCGAGTAATCCTCGCCGTCTACGAACCCGATctcagaaaccctaaaatctcaCCTTCGTTAGGAACTTTCGATCTAAACCCTGAATGGGTCATCAAACGTGTGACACACGAAAAAACCCAAGGAAGATCTCCACCGTACATTATCTACATAGATCACGACCACCGTGAGATTGTTTTAGCGATTCGTGGCTTGAACTTAGCTAAAGAGAGTGATTACAAGATTCTGTTAGATAACAAATTAGGTCAGAAAATGCTTGGTGGTGGTTATGTGCATCGTGGGTTGTTGAAATCTGCGGCTTGGGTTTTGAATCAAGAATCTGAGACTCTTTGGAGAGTTTGGGAAGAGAATGGTAGAGAgtatgatttggtttttgctGGTCATTCTTTGGGTTCTGGTGTTGCGGCGTTGATGGCGGTTTTGGTTGTTAATACTCCGGCGATGATTGGTGATATTCCGAGGAATAAGGTTCGATGTTTTGCTTTGGCTCCGGCGAGATGTATGTCGCTTAATCTCGCCGTTAAGTATGCTGACGTCATCTCCTCCGTCATTTTGCag GATGATTTTTTACCGAGAACAGCGACACCATTAGAGGATATATTCAAGTCTGTATTCTG CTTGCCGTGCTTGTTGTTTCTAGTTTGTCTGAGGGATACATTTATACCGGAAGGTCGGAAACTAAGAGATCCTAGAAGGCTTTATGCTCCTGGTCGAATTTATCATATCGTTGAGCGGAAATTTTGCAG atGTGGAAGGTTTCCTCCCGAAGTGAGAACCGCGATTCCCGTTGATGGTAGATTTGAGCATATAGTATTATCATCGAATGCAACATCGGATCATGCGATTCTATGGATagaaagagaagcagaaaAGGCATTGCAG ATattgagagagaagagttCAGAGACAGTGGTAACAATGGCaccaaaagagaagagaatggaGAGGTTAAGTACTTTAGAGAAAGAGCACAAAGATGCGTTGGAGAGAGCCGTGAGTCTTAATATCCCACACGCAGTGTCCACcgcggaagaagaagaagaatgcaaCAATGGAGAAGCATCCGCGGagttgaaaacaaagaagaagaattgggATGAAGTTGTGGACAAGCTTTTCCATCGAAGCAATTCAGGAGAATTCGTTCTCAACGATAACGTTGTTCCTGAAAGGTAG
- a CDS encoding alpha/beta-Hydrolases superfamily protein, whose protein sequence is MSVACGLECVFCVGFSRWAWKRCTHVGSDDSATWTSATPEEFEPIPRISRVILAVYEPDLRNPKISPSLGTFDLNPEWVIKRVTHEKTQGRSPPYIIYIDHDHREIVLAIRGLNLAKESDYKILLDNKLGQKMLGGGYVHRGLLKSAAWVLNQESETLWRVWEENGREYDLVFAGHSLGSGVAALMAVLVVNTPAMIGDIPRNKVRCFALAPARCMSLNLAVKYADVISSVILQDDFLPRTATPLEDIFKSVFCLPCLLFLVCLRDTFIPEGRKLRDPRRLYAPGRIYHIVERKFCRCGRFPPEVRTAIPVDGRFEHIVLSSNATSDHAILWIEREAEKALQVTFNFCIFMF, encoded by the exons ATGTCAGTAGCTTGTGGACTAGAATGTGTCTTCTGTGTAGGATTCAGTAGATGGGCATGGAAACGATGCACACACGTAGGCTCAGACGATAGCGCCACGTGGACATCAGCAACACCGGAAGAATTCGAACCAATCCCAAGAATCAGCCGAGTAATCCTCGCCGTCTACGAACCCGATctcagaaaccctaaaatctcaCCTTCGTTAGGAACTTTCGATCTAAACCCTGAATGGGTCATCAAACGTGTGACACACGAAAAAACCCAAGGAAGATCTCCACCGTACATTATCTACATAGATCACGACCACCGTGAGATTGTTTTAGCGATTCGTGGCTTGAACTTAGCTAAAGAGAGTGATTACAAGATTCTGTTAGATAACAAATTAGGTCAGAAAATGCTTGGTGGTGGTTATGTGCATCGTGGGTTGTTGAAATCTGCGGCTTGGGTTTTGAATCAAGAATCTGAGACTCTTTGGAGAGTTTGGGAAGAGAATGGTAGAGAgtatgatttggtttttgctGGTCATTCTTTGGGTTCTGGTGTTGCGGCGTTGATGGCGGTTTTGGTTGTTAATACTCCGGCGATGATTGGTGATATTCCGAGGAATAAGGTTCGATGTTTTGCTTTGGCTCCGGCGAGATGTATGTCGCTTAATCTCGCCGTTAAGTATGCTGACGTCATCTCCTCCGTCATTTTGCag GATGATTTTTTACCGAGAACAGCGACACCATTAGAGGATATATTCAAGTCTGTATTCTG CTTGCCGTGCTTGTTGTTTCTAGTTTGTCTGAGGGATACATTTATACCGGAAGGTCGGAAACTAAGAGATCCTAGAAGGCTTTATGCTCCTGGTCGAATTTATCATATCGTTGAGCGGAAATTTTGCAG atGTGGAAGGTTTCCTCCCGAAGTGAGAACCGCGATTCCCGTTGATGGTAGATTTGAGCATATAGTATTATCATCGAATGCAACATCGGATCATGCGATTCTATGGATagaaagagaagcagaaaAGGCATTGCAGGTGACATTTAATTTCTgcatttttatgttttag